The following are encoded in a window of Thermococcus sp. CX2 genomic DNA:
- the nurA gene encoding DNA double-strand break repair nuclease NurA translates to MSYRLIDRASVDRIKAMLQRGYAEAQNKLKDIEWRELPKEKVRSRVYAVDGSQGKQRLSGTIFYAVSSYAFGNGPAYRLVYTNAMLYNQGISDQIIRLQMETLENKLGYLAGELGKVDYIMMDGTLTGSLTRPPVYPESVKGITTIRNALGEEGLEKLVERFLGMLDEHYSILIERLGSGEKVNGGVILADEKLSEFEEFYKAMEGYPVRDFAGTLPRKVSISKGTLEAYLEGKKSADEIMRELLSEYGEEKELTLEDARNAVHVVLGYLEYLYSLEKLLQRNLVYIAKSFYNRKITGKLGIDIVDVPYLDAYLRKRFGEEIAGYYIITQGGNPISHRMPKVLQKYFPKVESYIENGVAMAYIRTMKGGVIYLLQSNREINDELLSRILWHESNGYFRPLQRAHEGVKIEKRAFEAELAALLNIIKRESPELRVFLKYGRSPLE, encoded by the coding sequence ATGAGCTACAGGCTGATAGACAGGGCCAGCGTGGACAGGATCAAGGCGATGCTCCAGAGGGGCTACGCGGAGGCACAGAACAAGCTAAAAGATATAGAGTGGCGTGAGCTTCCCAAAGAGAAGGTCAGAAGTAGGGTTTACGCCGTTGATGGGAGCCAGGGAAAGCAAAGGCTCAGCGGGACTATATTCTACGCCGTCTCATCCTATGCCTTTGGCAATGGTCCTGCCTACAGGCTCGTTTATACCAACGCGATGCTCTACAACCAGGGAATTTCAGATCAGATTATCCGCCTTCAGATGGAAACGCTTGAGAACAAGCTCGGCTATTTGGCAGGGGAGCTTGGGAAGGTTGACTACATTATGATGGACGGAACGCTGACCGGCTCGCTCACGAGGCCGCCGGTTTATCCGGAGAGCGTCAAGGGAATAACGACGATAAGGAACGCCCTCGGCGAAGAAGGTCTGGAAAAGCTCGTGGAGCGCTTTTTGGGAATGCTCGACGAACATTACTCTATACTTATAGAGAGGTTGGGGAGTGGAGAAAAGGTAAACGGCGGAGTTATCCTGGCCGACGAAAAGCTCTCCGAGTTTGAGGAGTTCTACAAAGCGATGGAGGGCTATCCAGTCAGAGACTTCGCGGGAACTCTTCCCCGGAAGGTCAGCATCTCCAAGGGTACGTTAGAAGCTTATCTGGAGGGCAAGAAGAGCGCAGACGAGATTATGAGGGAACTCCTGAGCGAGTACGGTGAGGAGAAGGAGCTAACCCTCGAAGATGCCCGCAACGCCGTCCACGTCGTCCTAGGCTACCTCGAGTACCTCTACTCCCTCGAGAAGCTCCTTCAAAGGAACCTTGTTTACATCGCCAAGAGCTTCTACAACAGAAAGATAACCGGGAAGCTCGGCATAGATATCGTCGACGTTCCGTATCTTGATGCCTATCTACGGAAAAGGTTCGGGGAAGAGATTGCTGGCTACTACATAATAACCCAGGGAGGGAATCCAATAAGCCACCGCATGCCGAAGGTTCTGCAGAAGTACTTCCCAAAGGTGGAGAGCTATATCGAAAACGGCGTGGCAATGGCCTACATCAGAACCATGAAGGGCGGCGTTATATACCTCCTCCAGAGCAACCGCGAGATAAACGACGAGCTCCTGAGCAGAATCCTCTGGCACGAGAGCAACGGCTACTTCAGACCCCTCCAGAGGGCGCACGAGGGAGTGAAGATCGAGAAGAGGGCCTTCGAGGCTGAGCTTGCTGCCCTGCTGAACATAATCAAGAGGGAATCACCGGAGCTTAGGGTCTTTCTCAAATACGGAAGAAGTCCGCTGGAGTAA